The DNA window GGTGCTGGTGACCGTCGGTGTCGCGGCGTTCGTGGTCAACATGGGCCTCGTGTTGGTCCGTCACAGCCCCCACTCGCTCGATCGGATCGTCCTGGGAGCGTTCTCGCCACGTCGGTCGCGCGCCCCCGACGAGACGGTCGAGGAGTGAGCGAATCGGACTCGCGGGCTCGCCGAACGGAGCGCCGACCGAGCGGACGCGTCCGGAGCGACGAGCCGATCGAACATGTACGGGGTCAGGGGTACCACTCCCGGCCTCGAACACGCGCGTATGCCCAGCTTTCCGTCTCCGTTCGGCTCCGACGACGGCGACCTCTTCGACGGGTACGACGAGTTCGTCGCGGATCACCTCCCGAGGCCGGGGGAGTTCCTCGAGCCTCACGACCCGCTCACCGGAGCCGACCACGTCGCGTTTCACCGCCTCACTCGCGACTGCTTCGAGGATCGGAAGGTGTACGACATGACGTTCGACTACAACCTCGCCCGCCTGAACCTCGACACTCGCCACGAGAACGCCGGTTACCGCTACGCCGTCGAACGTGACGACGCCGACGACGCCGTCGAGGCGGGAGACGTCGACCGCGTGCTCCGCGCGGAGTTCACGCCGACGACCCCGTTCTGTCCGCAGACTCACACGCTGACGATCGGATCGTTCCGGGCGTGGAACGGCCTCACGGATCGACACGAGTACGACCTGATCCGCGTCCGTGCGGCACCGATGCACCAACGGAGCGAGGCGATCAACGAGCGGCTCGCGGAACTCGAGAAGAGCTACCTGGAGACGGGAGACGTGACCGCCGACCCGGAGGGCGGTACCGAGAGCGGCTCGAACCTCACGGAGCGCTCGACGGGGAACGAGGAGCGGCCTCGCGGATCGACGGACGCGCCGTTCTGAGAGGACGTCGACGCCACCGATCCGACACCGGCGGTGTGTCGCGAGAGAGCCCGGCTCCGGTGATCCTGCCGTCCCGGATCCGCGCGGTCAGCGACCGCCGAGAAGAGAATCGATTCGTGTCTTCCGTTCGATTCATCCGTTCCGAATCGAGACCGGCACTGATCCCCCACGACGGCTTCCTCTCGCGTACGGTTGCGAAATATCCCGGGATTTCACGGCGGCGTTCGGATACGGATCGAAAGCTGGGCCACTGTGTTTTCGAGTGATCGATAGCCGGAAACGACCGCCTCGGTGTCCTACGGACGAGACCGATGGCGCTCGTGGAGCGCGAAAACGCCGAAGCCGTTGATGACGCTCGGAATTCAGTACCCTGCCAGACTTATCGGCTTCAAATATAACCTTGTTTATTGATATTTCTATCGTTAACGGTATCGATCCGCAGTTCACGACTGGATGCAGGAGGCGGATCTCCACGCTCGGTGGAGCAGATCTCGTTCACACCTCGGTTGAGGAAACGGTGATCCGACTCACTCGAGAGCGATTCTAGCCGTATGATTCGGATTATATCGTAACGAAAAATTTATCTTGCCGTATTAAAATCAAAAAAAAAATGAAATATTAGAGAATTTTACCTTGGTTTCTGGGAGAACCCCTCGCCGACGATGAAGTCCCTCTCTCGTCGATGATCCGCCGTGGTTACCGGCGTTCTGAAACGGTCACGTGCTCCGGTTCCGACGTGCGTATCGCGAGAACCGGACCGATACTACTTATTTCTCATCAAGTAAGTCGATAAACTACTCATATTTCAAATATATCGGAACACGTCGAGACGAGTACCGCTGACGATCGCTCGCGAGCCCTTGCCTCCGCACGGGATCGGCGTGTCTACACGCGGCTCCCGACAGAAACACAAACCTATATGGTAACCACGTGAGAACGTCACCTGCTAACATGACAACCAACGAGCGGTTCGTCGATCCCGAGGACGTCGAGACGATCCAACTGGATTGGGGGCGGATAAAGTGGATGAACACCCCGTCGGTCACCGGGTCGTCGGGATTCAGCGCGGGGGTCGTGGTCCTCGAGCCCGGTAAGGGCCACGAGACGCACACACACCCCGACAGCGAGGAGATCCTGTACTTCCTGAGCGGGGAGGGGAAACAGACCATCGCGGACGAGGAGCGGACGGTCGGGGCGGGCGAGATGGTGTACATCCCGAGCGGCGTCGAACACAGCACGATAAACACGTCGTGGGAGCCGCTTCGGTTCCTCGCGGCGTACTGCCCGCCCGGACCGGAGGCCGTGATCCGCGACGACGACGAGGCCACGGTGTTCCCGCCGGGAGCGTTCCCGGACGTCTGACTCCCGTAGGACTCCCTTGCCGATCGGGCTCGAGCGATCGGTCGGGGTCGGAACGCCCCGGTCGTCGGAGCCGAAGAGCCCCCGGAGTGTGCCGGACGGCGCGAGGATCGTGGGATTCTATCCCAAATAATTATGTTGCTGTGTGGTGTCGCGTGATCTGGAATGAAATACAGCCGTGCGGAATCCCTCGAGCGGTTAGAATCGACTATCGACGCCGGCGATCCGGTGATCGGTGCCGGTGCCGGCACCGGCATCTCCGCGAAGTTCGCCGAGCGGGGCGGCGTCGATCTGCTCATCATCTACAACTCCGGGCGATACCGAATGAACGGTCGCGGCTCCCTCGCGGGGCTCCTCCCGTACGGCGACGCGAACGAGATCGTCGTCGAGATGGGCCACGAGGTCATCCCGGTCGTCGAGGACACGCCGGTGCTCGCCGGCGTCAACGGGACCGACCCGTTCCGGGAGATGGAGGTGTTCCTCGAGGACCTGCGTCGCCGCGGGTTCTCCGGGGTCCAGAACTTCCCCACGGTCGGGCTCATCGACGACGACAGCACGTTCCGACGGAACCTCGAGGAGACGAACATGGGGTACGACAAGGAGGTCGAGATGATCCGCGAGGCCAGCGACCAGGGGATGTTGACCTGCCCGTACGTGTTCACCGAGGAGCAGGCGGTGGCGATGACCGAGGCGGGAGCCGACGTGATCGTCTCGCACATGGGGCTCACGACCTCCGGCGACATCGGCGCGGAGACGGCGCTCGACCTCGACGACGCCGCCGAGCGCGTTCAGGCGCATCACGACGCCGCCAAGTCGGTCCGCGACGACGTCCACGTCATCTGTCACGGCGGCCCGATCGCCTGGCCGGACGACGCCGAGTACGTGTTGAACGAGACGGAGGGGATCGTCGGCTTCTTCGGCGCGTCGAGCATCGAACGGCTCGCGACAGAGGAGGCGATCGAGAACCAGACGCGCAAGTTCAAGTCGATCGAGTTCTGATCCCGGAGTCCGGCCGTCTTCCTACTCGAGCGCGTACACCGTCCCGTCCGTGCCGCCGAAGTAGAGGGTGCCGTCGACGAGCGCCGGACTGGAGCCGACGCCGCGGCCCCCGATCTCCATGAACCACTCCTCCTCGCCGTCGGTCGTGAGCGCGTGTAATCCGACCTCGCTGCTTCCGCCCTCGGTCTGGCGGTGGCTGCCGACGTACAGCCGGTCCGCGGTCAGGGCGGGGCTGCTCCCGATCTCCAGCGCCGAGGTCTCGACGGCCCACGCCTCCTCGCCGGTCTCGCGGTCGAACCGGAACACCTTCGCGTAGTTGGTCGTCGGATCGTCGAGGGTGTTGTACGGCGTGTGGCCGACGTACACCCCCTCCTCGCCGACGGCGACCGATCCGGAGATGTATCGGCCGGCGGTGTCGGCGAGCCACCGCTCCTCGCCCGACTCGGCGTCAACGGCGTGGACGTTCCCGTTCCAGTCGGCGAAGAACACCGTGCCGAACGCGACCGCCGGGCTCGACCAGATCATGTCCCGCGTCTCGTAGGTCCACAGGACCTCGCCGGAGTCGGGGTCCAGCGCGTAGAGGTTCCCGTCGGAGGCTCCGACGTACGCGGTTCCGCCGGCGACCGCCGGAGTGCTCACGACCTCGTCCCCGATCTCGACCCGCCAGTCGGTCTCTCCGGTCTCGGCGTCGAACGAGTAGATCCAGCCGTTCTCCGGCACGTCGGTCTCTCCGGCGTACCACGCGCACGCGAGGTTGAGACAGCCGACGCCGACGATCACCGACCCGTTCCACGGGGTCGCGCTCCCCCGGATCAGCGCGCCGAACGACCGCGACCACCGCTCCTCGCCCGACTCGGCGTCGACGGCGTAGAGGCTCCCGTCGTACGACCCGACGTACACGGTGCCGTCGCCGTAGGCCGGCGTCGCCTCGATGCGGTGGTCCGCCGAGAACCGCCACGCCTCGTCGCCGCTCCCCGCGTCGAGCGCGTACAGCGCGTTGTCCGCGCTGCCGATGAACACCTTCCCGTCGGCGACGGCCGGGCTCCCCCAGAACGCTCCCTCGGCGTCGTAGGTCCACGCGGTCGAGAACCCCTCCCCGGGGCCGGAGGCGTCGCCTGCGTAGCCGGTGTTGTGTCGCCCGCCGCGGAACGTCGGCCATGAGGAGACCGGGTCCGAGACGGGATGGCTCCCGGACGCCGCCCGGGACCCGCAGCCCGCGGCGAGCGCGAGCCCGGACGCCGTGACTCCAGCGAGGAACTGCCGCCGAGTGTGGTTCGCCATCTACCGATCTCTGGGCCGTCGCGAAAATAATAGTATCGACCGTGTGCGTCGGCGGCCGCCTAGACGACGAGGTACTCGTCTAGGTCCTCCTCGCGCAGCTGCGCCGCCGTCCCCTCGAACACGATGTCCCCCTGGTCGAGGACGTAGCCCCGGTCCGCGATCCGCAGCGCCTCCCGGACGTTCTGCTCGATGAGCAGCACCGTCAGCCCGCGGTCGGCGATCTCCTCGACGGAGTCGCCGACGGCGGTGACGATCTGCGGAGCGAGCCCCTCCGTGGGCTCGTCCAAGAGCAGCAGGTCGAGGTCGGGAAGCCGAAGCGTCCGCGCGATCGAGAGCATCTGCTGTTCGCCGCCCGAGAGGGTGCCAGCCGCCTGCGACCGTCGCTCCTCCAGTCGGGGGAACAGGTCGTAGAGCTCGTCGATCCCCATCGTGCTCTCGCCGTCGGTGGCGGTGCGGCGGCGGACCGTGTTCCACCAGCTGCGGGTGATCGTCGACAGTTCGAGGTTCTCCTCGACGGTCAGCTCCGTGAACAGCCGCCGGCCCTCGGGCACGACGCCGATCCCGCCCATGGCGATGTCGTCGGCGGGCCAGTCGGTGATGTCCGTCCCCTCGAACCGGACCGTCCCCGACCGGATCTCGGGCGGTTCGGTGCCGGCGATGCTGCGGACGGTCGTCGTCTTCCCGGCCCCGTTCCGGCCGAGCAGGGTGACGACCTCCCCCTCGTCGATCGAAAAGGAGAGGCCGCGGAGGATGTGGCTGGG is part of the Halorubrum aethiopicum genome and encodes:
- a CDS encoding ABC transporter ATP-binding protein, which codes for MSLLELEDVHSYYGPSHILRGLSFSIDEGEVVTLLGRNGAGKTTTVRSIAGTEPPEIRSGTVRFEGTDITDWPADDIAMGGIGVVPEGRRLFTELTVEENLELSTITRSWWNTVRRRTATDGESTMGIDELYDLFPRLEERRSQAAGTLSGGEQQMLSIARTLRLPDLDLLLLDEPTEGLAPQIVTAVGDSVEEIADRGLTVLLIEQNVREALRIADRGYVLDQGDIVFEGTAAQLREEDLDEYLVV
- a CDS encoding cupin domain-containing protein, producing MTTNERFVDPEDVETIQLDWGRIKWMNTPSVTGSSGFSAGVVVLEPGKGHETHTHPDSEEILYFLSGEGKQTIADEERTVGAGEMVYIPSGVEHSTINTSWEPLRFLAAYCPPGPEAVIRDDDEATVFPPGAFPDV
- a CDS encoding phosphoenolpyruvate hydrolase family protein; protein product: MKYSRAESLERLESTIDAGDPVIGAGAGTGISAKFAERGGVDLLIIYNSGRYRMNGRGSLAGLLPYGDANEIVVEMGHEVIPVVEDTPVLAGVNGTDPFREMEVFLEDLRRRGFSGVQNFPTVGLIDDDSTFRRNLEETNMGYDKEVEMIREASDQGMLTCPYVFTEEQAVAMTEAGADVIVSHMGLTTSGDIGAETALDLDDAAERVQAHHDAAKSVRDDVHVICHGGPIAWPDDAEYVLNETEGIVGFFGASSIERLATEEAIENQTRKFKSIEF
- a CDS encoding outer membrane protein assembly factor BamB family protein encodes the protein MANHTRRQFLAGVTASGLALAAGCGSRAASGSHPVSDPVSSWPTFRGGRHNTGYAGDASGPGEGFSTAWTYDAEGAFWGSPAVADGKVFIGSADNALYALDAGSGDEAWRFSADHRIEATPAYGDGTVYVGSYDGSLYAVDAESGEERWSRSFGALIRGSATPWNGSVIVGVGCLNLACAWYAGETDVPENGWIYSFDAETGETDWRVEIGDEVVSTPAVAGGTAYVGASDGNLYALDPDSGEVLWTYETRDMIWSSPAVAFGTVFFADWNGNVHAVDAESGEERWLADTAGRYISGSVAVGEEGVYVGHTPYNTLDDPTTNYAKVFRFDRETGEEAWAVETSALEIGSSPALTADRLYVGSHRQTEGGSSEVGLHALTTDGEEEWFMEIGGRGVGSSPALVDGTLYFGGTDGTVYALE